The following coding sequences lie in one Leucobacter allii genomic window:
- a CDS encoding pyruvate carboxylase: MFEKVLVANRGEIAIRAFRAAHELGASTVAVFPYEDRNSLHRLKADEAYLIGEVGHPVRAYLDVEEIVRVAVEAGADAIYPGYGFLSENPELAAAAERAGIRFIGPGREALEMAGNKVAAKEHAIAAGVPVLASTPPSTDVDALIAGAREIGFPVFAKAVAGGGGRGMRRVEREEDLRDALESAMREAESAFGDPTMFIEQAVLRPRHIEVQVLADRSGETVHLYERDCSVQRRHQKVVEIAPAPNLSEEKRAALTRDAIAFARSIGYENAGTVEFLLDTEGERAGEHVFIEMNPRIQVEHTVTEEVTDVDLVRSQMRIAAGETLAELGLTQDRIQLRGAALQCRITTEDPANGFRPDLGRITAYRSPGGGGVRLDGGTIDVGAQISPHFDSMLAKLTCRGRSFADAVARASRALAEFRIRGVATNIPFLQAVLADPAFQAGDVATSFIEERPELLSLNKPKDRATRLLQHVANVTVNQPHGPRPGSLDPAAKLPGIDLAAAAPSGHRQRLLELGPEEYARSLRAQTALAVTETTFRDAHQSLLATRVRTKDLARVAPYVARLTPELWSVEAWGGATYDVALRFLGEDPWERLAALREALPNVPIQMLLRGQNTVGYTPYPAQVARAFVAEAAATGVDVFRIFDALNDVEQMRVAIDAVRETGGAVAEVAMAYTGNLLSPAEDKYTLDYYLALAERIVDAGAHVLAIKDMAGLLRPAAAARLVSALRERFELPVHLHTHDTPGGQLATLLAASQAGVDAVDVASAPMSGTTSQPSLSALVAALADTERDTGLSQEAVYALEPYWDAVRSVYRPFESGLPSPTGRVYAHEIPGGQLSNLRQQAIALGLADNFEKIEDLYAAADRILGRIPKVTPSSKVVGDLALHLTAVDADPADFEAHPENYDVPDSVVGFLAGELGEIPGGWPEPFRSKVLAGRDVDIAVAPLGDADRALLERPGAERRETLNRLLFPQPTRQYEAVREQFGDVSVLDTPDYLYGLEAGTEHAIDLARGVRLYVGLEAIGEADDKGVRTVMVRVNGQLRQVFVKDESVQVDIAIAEKADRTQPGHVSAPFSGTVTVKVAVGDAVEAGQPVATIEAMKMEAAITAPVSGTIERIAFAGARAVEAGDLIAAIS, encoded by the coding sequence ATGTTCGAGAAGGTTCTGGTTGCCAATCGCGGTGAGATCGCGATCCGGGCGTTTCGCGCCGCGCACGAGCTCGGCGCGTCCACGGTCGCGGTGTTCCCGTACGAGGATCGCAACTCCCTGCACCGGCTGAAGGCCGACGAGGCGTATCTCATCGGGGAGGTCGGGCACCCGGTGCGCGCCTACCTCGACGTGGAGGAGATCGTGCGGGTCGCCGTCGAGGCGGGCGCCGACGCGATCTACCCGGGGTACGGCTTCCTGTCCGAGAATCCCGAGCTCGCGGCCGCGGCCGAGCGGGCGGGGATCCGCTTCATCGGTCCGGGGCGCGAGGCGCTCGAGATGGCAGGGAACAAGGTCGCCGCGAAGGAGCACGCGATCGCGGCCGGCGTGCCGGTGCTCGCCTCGACCCCGCCGTCGACGGACGTCGACGCGCTGATCGCGGGGGCGCGGGAGATCGGCTTCCCCGTGTTCGCGAAGGCCGTCGCGGGCGGCGGCGGGCGCGGCATGCGCCGGGTGGAGCGCGAGGAGGACCTCAGGGACGCGCTGGAGTCCGCGATGCGCGAGGCGGAGTCGGCCTTCGGCGATCCGACGATGTTCATCGAGCAGGCGGTGCTGCGGCCCCGGCACATCGAGGTGCAGGTGCTCGCGGATCGTTCGGGGGAGACGGTGCACCTCTACGAGCGGGACTGCTCGGTGCAGCGCCGCCACCAGAAGGTCGTGGAGATCGCCCCCGCGCCGAACCTCTCGGAGGAGAAGCGGGCAGCGCTCACGCGCGACGCGATCGCGTTCGCCCGATCGATCGGCTACGAGAACGCCGGAACGGTCGAGTTCCTCCTCGACACGGAGGGCGAGCGCGCGGGCGAGCACGTCTTCATCGAGATGAATCCGCGCATCCAGGTCGAGCACACCGTGACGGAGGAGGTCACGGATGTGGACCTCGTGCGCTCGCAGATGCGGATCGCGGCGGGGGAGACGCTCGCGGAGCTCGGGCTCACGCAGGATCGCATCCAGCTGCGCGGAGCGGCGCTGCAGTGCCGCATCACGACGGAGGATCCCGCGAACGGCTTCCGCCCGGACCTCGGCCGGATCACGGCGTACCGCTCGCCGGGCGGCGGCGGGGTGCGGCTCGACGGCGGCACCATCGACGTCGGCGCGCAGATCAGCCCGCACTTCGACTCGATGCTCGCGAAGCTCACCTGCCGCGGGCGCTCGTTCGCGGACGCGGTCGCGCGGGCGAGCCGGGCGCTCGCCGAGTTCCGGATCCGCGGGGTCGCGACGAACATCCCGTTCCTGCAGGCGGTCCTCGCGGATCCCGCATTCCAGGCGGGGGACGTGGCGACGTCGTTCATCGAGGAGCGCCCCGAGCTGCTGTCGCTGAACAAGCCGAAGGATCGCGCGACGCGACTGCTGCAGCACGTCGCGAACGTCACGGTGAACCAGCCCCACGGGCCCCGCCCGGGCAGCCTCGATCCGGCGGCGAAGCTGCCCGGCATCGATCTCGCAGCGGCCGCGCCGTCCGGCCATCGGCAGCGGCTCCTGGAGCTCGGCCCGGAGGAGTACGCGCGGAGCCTGCGCGCGCAGACGGCGCTCGCGGTCACGGAGACCACCTTCCGCGACGCCCACCAGTCGCTCCTCGCGACGCGGGTGCGCACCAAGGATCTCGCGCGCGTCGCCCCCTACGTCGCCCGGCTGACGCCGGAGCTGTGGTCCGTGGAGGCGTGGGGCGGCGCGACGTACGACGTCGCGCTGCGATTCCTCGGAGAGGATCCGTGGGAGCGGCTCGCGGCGCTGCGCGAGGCGCTGCCGAACGTGCCGATCCAGATGCTGCTGCGCGGCCAGAACACGGTCGGCTACACGCCGTACCCGGCGCAGGTGGCGCGCGCCTTCGTCGCGGAGGCCGCGGCCACGGGCGTGGACGTGTTCCGCATCTTCGACGCGCTCAACGACGTCGAGCAGATGCGGGTCGCGATCGACGCGGTGCGGGAGACGGGCGGCGCGGTCGCGGAGGTCGCGATGGCCTACACCGGGAACCTGCTGTCCCCGGCCGAGGACAAGTACACCCTCGACTACTACCTCGCCCTCGCGGAGCGGATCGTGGACGCCGGCGCGCACGTGCTCGCGATCAAGGACATGGCGGGGCTCCTGCGTCCGGCCGCCGCGGCGAGGCTCGTGTCGGCGCTGCGGGAGCGCTTCGAGCTGCCCGTGCACCTGCACACGCACGACACGCCGGGCGGCCAGCTCGCGACCCTCCTCGCCGCCTCCCAGGCGGGCGTCGACGCGGTCGACGTCGCCTCGGCGCCGATGTCGGGGACCACGAGCCAGCCGTCGCTGTCGGCGCTCGTCGCGGCCCTCGCCGACACCGAGCGCGACACCGGCCTCTCGCAGGAGGCCGTCTACGCGCTCGAACCCTACTGGGACGCGGTGCGGAGCGTGTACCGGCCCTTCGAATCGGGGCTGCCGTCCCCGACGGGACGGGTGTACGCGCACGAGATCCCCGGCGGGCAGCTCTCGAACCTCCGGCAGCAGGCGATCGCCCTCGGCCTCGCCGACAACTTCGAGAAGATCGAGGACCTGTACGCGGCGGCCGACCGGATCCTGGGCCGCATCCCGAAGGTGACCCCGTCCTCGAAGGTCGTGGGCGACCTCGCCCTGCATCTCACGGCGGTCGACGCCGATCCGGCCGACTTCGAGGCGCATCCCGAGAACTACGACGTGCCGGACTCGGTCGTCGGGTTCCTCGCGGGCGAGCTCGGGGAGATCCCGGGGGGCTGGCCCGAGCCCTTCCGCTCGAAGGTGCTCGCGGGGCGCGACGTCGACATCGCCGTCGCCCCGCTCGGAGACGCGGATCGGGCACTGCTCGAGCGCCCGGGAGCCGAGCGCCGCGAGACGCTGAACCGCCTGCTGTTCCCGCAGCCGACGCGTCAGTACGAGGCGGTACGGGAGCAGTTCGGGGACGTGTCGGTGCTCGACACGCCCGACTATCTGTACGGGCTCGAGGCGGGCACGGAGCACGCGATCGATCTGGCCAGGGGCGTGCGCCTGTACGTCGGGCTCGAGGCGATCGGCGAGGCCGACGACAAGGGCGTGCGCACGGTGATGGTGCGCGTCAACGGTCAGCTGCGGCAGGTGTTCGTGAAGGACGAATCGGTGCAGGTCGACATCGCGATCGCGGAGAAGGCCGACCGCACCCAGCCCGGGCACGTGTCGGCGCCCTTCTCGGGCACGGTGACGGTGAAGGTCGCGGTCGGGGACGCGGTCGAGGCCGGGCAGCCGGTCGCGACGATCGAGGCCATGAAGATGGAGGCCGCGATCACGGCCCCGGTCTCGGGCACGATCGAGCGGATCGCGTTCGCCGGCGCCCGCGCGGTCGAGGCCGGCGACCTCATCGCCGCGATCTCCTAG
- the def gene encoding peptide deformylase codes for MAIREIRLFGDPVLRTVCTPVAEIDDGVRAMVADLCETVAFDGRAGLASTQIGYTQRAFSLHIDGEVSYVLNPEIVALEGDPVPTGEGCLSVPDLWFDVQRHPRATVRGIDLDGRPVEISGEGLLAQALQHECDHLDGKLYLSRLDRETRGEAMRRIRTSAWF; via the coding sequence ATGGCCATTCGAGAGATCCGACTGTTCGGCGATCCCGTGCTGCGCACGGTCTGCACCCCGGTCGCGGAGATCGACGACGGCGTGCGCGCCATGGTCGCGGATCTCTGCGAGACCGTGGCCTTCGACGGCCGGGCCGGCCTCGCCTCGACGCAGATCGGGTACACGCAGCGCGCGTTCAGCCTGCACATCGACGGCGAGGTGAGCTACGTGCTCAATCCCGAGATCGTGGCCCTCGAGGGCGATCCGGTGCCGACCGGGGAGGGGTGCCTCTCGGTCCCCGATCTCTGGTTCGACGTGCAGCGGCATCCGCGGGCGACGGTGCGGGGCATCGATCTCGACGGCCGGCCCGTCGAGATCTCGGGCGAGGGCCTGCTCGCCCAGGCGCTCCAGCACGAGTGCGACCACCTCGACGGCAAGCTCTACCTCAGCAGGCTCGACCGCGAGACCCGCGGCGAGGCGATGCGCCGCATCCGCACCTCGGCCTGGTTCTGA
- a CDS encoding AMP-dependent synthetase/ligase, which produces MKQSETPILVPPVPEDNITDLLEQRVAATPDRALFAVPEDGGWRDLSAAAFRAQVVALAKGFAAAGVEPGDRVAFICKTSFEWTLVDFALHYAGAVMVPVYETSSPLQIHWILEDSGARAILTESADHAERFAEISAESPAVTLSWRMDEGALADLAAGGTGIDDAEIERRRGLAVGSDTATLIYTSGSTGRPKGCVLTHANFVDLSRNAAGALDQVVNQPGSSTLLFVTLAHVFARFISVLAVHAGVRVGHQADTTKLLPALGTFKPTFLLAVPRVFEKVYNSAEQSTEADGKGKIFRAAAKVAVQHSEALDAGRVPFLLGLKFKVFDKLVYAKLREKLGGNVRYAVSGSAPLSHYLGHFYRSLGVKILEGYGLTETTAPVTVNLPDKFKIGTVGPALPGHTIRIAEDGEIEVTGIDVFKEYWNNPEATAAVFTDDGFFRTGDLGSLDEDGYLSITGRKKEIIVTAGGKNVAPAALEDPIRANTIIGQVVVVGDQKPFISALITLDPEMLPAWLNNAGEDPNMTLAEAAVHPKVLAEVQSAIDAGNAHVSRAESIRKFVILPTEFVEANGHLTPKMSIKRDNILRDFAGEIAALYGENPQTEAVAIDR; this is translated from the coding sequence GTGAAACAGTCTGAGACGCCGATCCTCGTGCCCCCGGTGCCCGAGGACAACATCACCGACCTGCTCGAGCAGCGCGTCGCCGCGACCCCGGACCGGGCGCTCTTCGCGGTCCCCGAGGACGGCGGCTGGCGCGACCTCAGCGCCGCCGCGTTCCGCGCGCAGGTCGTGGCGCTCGCGAAGGGCTTCGCCGCGGCGGGCGTCGAGCCCGGCGACCGGGTCGCCTTCATCTGCAAGACGAGCTTCGAGTGGACGCTCGTCGACTTCGCGCTGCACTACGCCGGCGCCGTGATGGTGCCGGTGTACGAGACCTCCTCCCCGCTGCAGATCCACTGGATCCTCGAGGACTCCGGCGCCCGGGCGATCCTCACCGAGTCGGCGGACCACGCCGAGCGCTTCGCCGAGATCAGCGCGGAGTCCCCGGCGGTGACGCTCTCGTGGCGCATGGACGAGGGCGCGCTCGCCGACCTCGCGGCCGGCGGCACCGGGATCGACGACGCCGAGATCGAGCGCCGGCGCGGGCTCGCCGTCGGCAGCGACACGGCCACCCTCATCTACACCTCGGGGTCGACGGGGCGCCCGAAGGGCTGCGTGCTCACCCACGCCAACTTCGTGGATCTCTCCCGGAACGCGGCGGGCGCGCTCGACCAGGTCGTCAATCAGCCGGGCTCCTCGACGCTCCTCTTCGTCACCCTCGCCCACGTCTTCGCCCGTTTCATCTCCGTGCTGGCCGTGCACGCCGGGGTGCGGGTCGGGCACCAGGCCGACACCACGAAGCTGCTGCCGGCCCTCGGCACCTTCAAGCCGACGTTCCTCCTCGCGGTGCCCCGCGTGTTCGAGAAGGTGTACAACTCTGCCGAGCAGAGCACGGAGGCCGACGGCAAGGGCAAGATCTTCCGCGCCGCGGCGAAGGTGGCCGTGCAGCACTCCGAGGCGCTCGACGCCGGCCGGGTGCCGTTCCTCCTCGGCCTGAAGTTCAAGGTCTTCGACAAGCTGGTCTACGCGAAGCTGCGGGAGAAGCTCGGCGGCAACGTCCGCTACGCGGTCTCCGGTTCTGCGCCGCTGAGCCACTACCTCGGACACTTCTACCGCAGCCTCGGCGTCAAGATCCTCGAGGGCTACGGCCTCACCGAGACGACCGCACCGGTGACGGTGAACCTTCCCGACAAGTTCAAGATCGGCACGGTCGGCCCGGCCCTCCCCGGCCACACCATCCGGATCGCCGAGGACGGCGAGATCGAGGTCACGGGCATCGACGTCTTCAAGGAGTACTGGAACAACCCCGAGGCGACCGCCGCAGTCTTCACCGACGACGGCTTCTTCCGCACGGGCGATCTCGGCTCGCTCGACGAGGACGGCTATCTGTCCATCACGGGGCGCAAGAAGGAGATCATCGTCACGGCCGGCGGCAAGAACGTCGCCCCGGCCGCGCTCGAGGATCCCATCCGGGCGAACACCATCATCGGGCAGGTCGTCGTCGTCGGCGACCAGAAGCCGTTCATCTCGGCGCTCATCACCCTCGACCCGGAGATGCTGCCGGCGTGGCTGAACAACGCGGGCGAGGACCCGAACATGACGCTCGCGGAGGCGGCGGTGCACCCGAAGGTGCTCGCAGAGGTGCAGAGCGCGATCGACGCGGGCAACGCCCACGTCTCCCGGGCGGAGTCGATCCGCAAGTTCGTGATCCTGCCGACGGAGTTCGTGGAGGCCAACGGTCACCTGACGCCCAAGATGAGCATCAAGCGCGACAACATCCTCAGGGACTTCGCGGGCGAGATCGCGGCGCTCTACGGCGAGAACCCGCAGACGGAGGCCGTCGCGATCGACCGCTGA
- a CDS encoding lysophospholipid acyltransferase family protein, whose amino-acid sequence MLYWIFKHLIIGPLLKTVYRPWVEGAENIPASGPVIIVGNHLSVIDSFFMPLMIDRRVYFLAKSDYFTGTGLKGWLVKSFMLAVGQLPIDRSGGKASEASLNTGLAVLDRGDVLGIYPEGTRSPDGRLYRGRTGVARLVVESGAAVVPAVMIDTEKAMPIGAKVPKIRRIGTVIGKPLDFSRFAGMSADRFVLRAVTDEIMLEIQKLSGQEYIDVYASSVRGRPQARTA is encoded by the coding sequence GTGCTCTACTGGATATTCAAACACCTGATCATCGGGCCGTTGCTGAAAACGGTCTATCGTCCGTGGGTGGAGGGTGCCGAGAACATTCCGGCCTCCGGGCCCGTGATTATTGTGGGAAACCACCTCTCGGTGATCGACTCCTTCTTCATGCCGCTGATGATCGACCGGCGCGTCTACTTCCTCGCGAAGAGCGACTACTTCACGGGCACCGGGCTCAAGGGCTGGCTCGTGAAGTCCTTCATGCTCGCGGTCGGCCAGCTGCCGATCGACCGCTCGGGCGGCAAGGCCTCCGAGGCGTCGCTCAACACGGGGCTCGCCGTGCTCGATCGCGGCGACGTGCTCGGCATCTACCCGGAAGGGACCCGGAGCCCCGACGGCCGGCTCTACCGCGGCCGCACCGGCGTCGCCCGACTCGTCGTGGAGTCCGGGGCCGCCGTGGTGCCCGCCGTGATGATCGACACGGAGAAGGCGATGCCCATCGGCGCGAAGGTGCCCAAGATCCGCAGGATCGGCACCGTCATCGGCAAACCGCTCGACTTCAGCCGTTTCGCCGGGATGAGCGCCGACCGCTTCGTGCTGCGCGCCGTGACCGACGAGATCATGCTCGAGATCCAGAAGCTCAGCGGCCAGGAGTACATCGACGTCTACGCCTCCAGCGTACGCGGGCGTCCGCAGGCGAGAACCGCCTGA
- a CDS encoding class II 3-deoxy-7-phosphoheptulonate synthase — protein sequence MSQFTDTAAARAFAGLDAYRALEAKQQPVWPDPEATRAAGEELAAQPPLVFAGEADQLRERLAAAARGEAFLLQGGDCAETFAAATADKIRDRVKTILQMAVVLTYGASMPVIKVGRMAGQFAKPRSSNSETREGVTLPAYRGDLVNGYDFTEETRAADPRRLVQGYHVSASTLNLIRAFTQGGFADLRQVHAWNQGFVSNPANQRYESLAQEIDRALKFMDACGVDHTALTRTEFYVSHEALLLDYERPLVRVDSRTGELYDTSGHMLWIGERTRELDGAHVEFLSHVRNPIGVKLGPTATVDDALRLIDKLDPEREPGRLTFITRMGAGKIRDVLPELLAGVRDAGASPLWVTDPMHGNGITTATGYKTRRFDDVMDELRGFFEAHREVGTFPGGIHVELTGDDVTECLGGSENIDEAALETRYESLCDPRLNHMQSLELAFQVAEELKRSA from the coding sequence ATGAGCCAGTTCACTGACACCGCTGCCGCACGCGCGTTCGCAGGCCTCGACGCCTATCGCGCGCTCGAGGCGAAGCAGCAGCCGGTCTGGCCCGATCCCGAGGCCACGCGGGCCGCCGGCGAGGAGCTCGCAGCGCAGCCGCCGCTCGTGTTCGCCGGCGAGGCCGACCAGCTGCGCGAGCGCCTGGCGGCGGCCGCGCGGGGCGAGGCCTTCCTGCTGCAGGGCGGCGATTGCGCCGAGACCTTCGCGGCGGCGACCGCCGACAAGATCCGCGATCGCGTGAAGACCATTCTGCAGATGGCCGTCGTGCTCACCTACGGCGCCTCCATGCCCGTCATCAAGGTCGGGCGCATGGCCGGCCAGTTCGCCAAGCCCCGCTCGAGCAACAGCGAGACCCGCGAGGGCGTCACGCTGCCCGCGTACCGCGGTGATCTCGTCAACGGCTACGACTTCACCGAGGAGACGCGCGCTGCCGATCCGCGGCGCCTCGTGCAGGGCTACCACGTCTCGGCGTCGACGCTCAACCTGATCCGCGCCTTCACGCAGGGCGGCTTCGCCGATCTGCGCCAGGTGCACGCCTGGAACCAGGGCTTCGTCTCGAACCCGGCGAACCAGCGCTACGAGTCGCTCGCGCAGGAGATCGACCGCGCGCTGAAGTTCATGGACGCCTGCGGGGTCGATCACACCGCGCTCACGCGGACCGAGTTCTACGTCAGCCACGAGGCGCTCCTGCTCGACTACGAGCGGCCGCTCGTGCGCGTCGACTCCCGCACCGGCGAGCTGTACGACACCTCGGGCCACATGCTCTGGATCGGGGAGCGCACGCGCGAGCTGGACGGCGCGCACGTCGAGTTCCTCTCGCACGTGCGCAACCCGATCGGCGTGAAGCTGGGCCCGACGGCGACGGTCGACGACGCGCTCCGCCTCATCGACAAGCTCGATCCCGAGCGCGAGCCCGGCCGCCTCACGTTCATCACGCGCATGGGCGCCGGCAAGATCCGCGACGTGCTGCCCGAGCTCCTCGCCGGGGTCCGCGACGCCGGCGCGTCGCCGCTCTGGGTCACCGATCCGATGCACGGCAACGGCATCACGACCGCGACCGGGTACAAGACCCGGCGCTTCGACGATGTGATGGACGAGCTCCGCGGCTTCTTCGAGGCCCATCGCGAGGTCGGCACCTTCCCCGGCGGCATCCACGTCGAGCTCACGGGCGACGACGTCACCGAGTGCCTCGGCGGCTCGGAGAACATCGACGAGGCGGCGCTCGAGACCCGGTACGAGTCGCTCTGCGATCCGCGCCTCAACCACATGCAGTCGCTCGAGCTCGCCTTCCAGGTGGCGGAGGAGCTCAAGCGCAGCGCGTAG
- the pknB gene encoding Stk1 family PASTA domain-containing Ser/Thr kinase — translation MTSAPADPLIGQTLDGRYAIRSRIARGGMAMVYLAADLRLERRVAVKVMHEHLAEDENFTRRFEQEARSAARLSHPNLVNVFDQGHDLGRTYLVMEYLPSITLRELLKQQKRLTAEQTLEIGEAVLSGLAAAHQAGIVHRDLKPENVMLADDGRIKLGDFGLARAVSANTTTGQALLGTIAYLSPELVTRGVADARSDVYAFGIMLYEMLTGVQPFTGEQPMQIAYQHAHDEVPVPSLRSAEASPELDELVRWTTQRDPELRPRDATEALAYLEPLRHGLVPPQATRVLPAADPADAVSPETSVLAGTTVLGGATEMTGTTVLAGAASAGATAPQPEAPATPLDRAAEEGAARGRRGRWLAALAVLLVVLAGGAGWWFGQGPGSRVAVPEVAGLEIEAARSALAERSLESDVVDCTSLDIAAGLAVGTDPAPGTRLDRGSSVTLCRSIGPEMKPVPTLIGLDRDAAEAAIAEAGFTVGEVLEQRFSDDEADTVLAALGTDGEGLGEQYPEQERIDLIVSAGPLPDVVGATVADATRTLADRELVVDETLGSEAHSADIPEGSVIALLPATDPVRPGDAVGLQVSLGPELFEIPDVSGMALQEAMDALTAAGFAPSTLVPDALRGFAKATGTDPAAGERVPSGTEIRVRSTISL, via the coding sequence GTGACCTCAGCCCCCGCCGACCCGTTGATCGGGCAGACGCTCGACGGGCGATACGCGATCCGCTCGCGCATCGCCCGCGGCGGCATGGCGATGGTGTACCTCGCGGCCGACCTGCGGCTCGAACGCCGCGTCGCCGTGAAGGTCATGCACGAGCATCTCGCGGAGGACGAGAACTTCACCCGCAGATTCGAGCAGGAGGCCCGCAGCGCCGCGCGGCTCTCCCATCCGAATCTCGTGAACGTGTTCGACCAGGGGCACGACCTCGGGCGCACCTACCTCGTGATGGAGTACCTGCCGAGCATCACGCTGCGCGAGCTCCTGAAGCAGCAGAAGCGCCTCACCGCCGAGCAGACGCTGGAGATCGGCGAGGCCGTGCTCTCCGGCCTCGCCGCGGCGCACCAGGCCGGCATCGTCCATCGCGATCTCAAGCCCGAGAACGTGATGCTCGCCGACGACGGCCGCATCAAGCTCGGCGACTTCGGGCTCGCGCGCGCCGTCAGCGCCAATACGACGACCGGTCAGGCGCTGCTCGGCACCATCGCCTACCTCTCCCCCGAGCTCGTGACGCGCGGCGTGGCGGACGCGCGCAGCGACGTCTACGCCTTCGGCATCATGCTCTACGAGATGCTCACGGGCGTGCAGCCCTTCACCGGTGAGCAGCCGATGCAGATCGCCTATCAGCACGCGCACGACGAGGTCCCCGTGCCCTCGCTCCGCAGCGCCGAGGCCTCGCCGGAACTCGACGAGCTCGTGCGCTGGACGACGCAGCGCGACCCGGAGCTGCGCCCGAGGGACGCGACGGAGGCGCTCGCCTACCTCGAGCCGCTGCGCCACGGCCTCGTGCCGCCGCAGGCGACCCGCGTGCTCCCCGCGGCCGACCCGGCCGACGCCGTCTCCCCCGAGACGAGCGTGCTGGCGGGGACGACGGTGCTCGGCGGGGCGACCGAGATGACCGGCACGACCGTGCTCGCCGGCGCCGCTTCGGCCGGGGCGACCGCGCCGCAGCCGGAGGCGCCCGCGACGCCGCTGGACCGCGCCGCGGAGGAGGGCGCGGCTCGCGGACGCCGCGGACGCTGGCTCGCCGCGCTCGCGGTCCTGCTCGTCGTGCTCGCGGGCGGCGCCGGCTGGTGGTTCGGGCAGGGCCCGGGATCGCGGGTCGCCGTGCCCGAGGTCGCCGGCCTCGAGATCGAGGCTGCGCGCTCCGCGCTCGCCGAGCGGAGCCTCGAGTCCGACGTCGTCGACTGCACGAGCCTCGACATCGCTGCGGGCCTCGCGGTCGGCACCGATCCGGCCCCGGGCACCCGCCTGGATCGCGGCAGCTCGGTGACCCTCTGCCGGTCCATCGGCCCCGAGATGAAGCCGGTCCCCACCCTCATCGGACTCGACCGGGACGCGGCGGAGGCCGCGATCGCGGAGGCGGGCTTCACCGTGGGCGAGGTCCTCGAGCAGCGCTTCTCCGACGACGAGGCCGACACCGTCCTCGCCGCGCTCGGCACGGACGGCGAGGGCCTCGGCGAGCAGTACCCCGAGCAGGAACGGATCGATCTGATCGTCTCGGCCGGGCCGCTGCCCGACGTCGTGGGCGCCACCGTCGCGGATGCCACTCGGACGCTCGCCGACCGCGAGCTCGTCGTCGACGAGACCCTCGGCAGCGAAGCGCACAGCGCCGACATCCCTGAGGGATCGGTCATCGCGCTGCTGCCCGCGACCGACCCGGTGCGCCCCGGGGACGCCGTGGGACTGCAGGTCTCGCTCGGACCCGAGCTCTTCGAGATCCCCGACGTCTCCGGCATGGCGCTCCAGGAGGCCATGGACGCGCTCACCGCTGCGGGCTTCGCCCCGTCCACCCTCGTCCCCGACGCCCTCCGGGGCTTCGCGAAGGCGACGGGCACCGACCCCGCGGCCGGCGAACGCGTCCCCTCGGGCACCGAGATCCGGGTGCGCAGCACCATCTCGCTCTGA
- a CDS encoding Rv2175c family DNA-binding protein, whose translation MSLHLDPDTEFLTIPELVERFELTPGKIHRLIEDRHLAAVRVDGVLRVPAEFVLDDHPLPPLRGTLLVLLDAGFSEEEAVAWLLAENEELGERPVAALRAGRKSAVRRATQSLAF comes from the coding sequence GTGTCACTGCATCTCGACCCCGATACCGAGTTCCTGACGATCCCGGAGCTCGTCGAGCGCTTCGAGCTCACGCCAGGGAAGATCCACCGCCTCATCGAGGATCGGCACCTCGCGGCGGTGCGCGTCGACGGCGTGCTGCGGGTCCCGGCCGAGTTCGTGCTGGACGACCACCCGTTGCCGCCGCTGCGCGGGACCCTGCTGGTGCTGCTCGACGCCGGATTCTCCGAGGAGGAGGCGGTGGCCTGGCTGCTCGCCGAGAACGAGGAGCTCGGGGAGCGTCCCGTCGCCGCGCTGCGCGCCGGCCGCAAGAGCGCGGTGCGCCGCGCGACGCAGTCCCTCGCGTTCTAG